A portion of the Punica granatum isolate Tunisia-2019 chromosome 7, ASM765513v2, whole genome shotgun sequence genome contains these proteins:
- the LOC116213998 gene encoding uncharacterized protein LOC116213998, translating into MRVKSKPVSSLNQQSFSCSSSPRTRKKHKRLDAICENTYKENHGGSSEGTAKGGDAIDDSDLRRSKRARRAPVILDASPPPPRKRRILNKIGKASSGKKGEFLSPRGEANEEDNLVDVEETPESWKSRLRTRGRRRVSFRREEKVDSPRRKRRLFRDVNEEEKEEQVAERHILDDEKGESDEDTAKLEVGSSLPLEKKTAGKVKAAAFPGIEENVGKLKLRRPMRGKRKRVGKVKAMFALEDGEKKGVADSAEEVDSLGNEVRGQEDSSRGDLPAETDFCIGKEDGIINIKETVLAQEMEEKEEMVLDTASAEVGSSDDGGAATEHAEEIMERVEDGTGGLSGTHDKQGDDELEGESHDRENVDMTELNEEPAKLDEEPVESRQGKKVDEKIQSSANTMGLSSIKGGRRCGLCGGGTDGKPPKKLMSETADSENEAYNCSSPSEEPNYDILDGFGDGPDWLGRLLGPVNDRYGIAGIWVHQNCAVWSPEVYFAGLGCLKNVRAALCRGRALKCTRCGRPGATIGCRVDRCPKTYHLPCARANGCIFDHRKFLIACTDHRHFFQPHGVKNSNWLKRMRAKKVKLEYRKLSNDVSRKDIEAEEKWLENCGEDEEFLKRESRRLHRDLLRISPVYIGGGSTDDGNMFEGWESVAGLQDVIRCMKEVVILPLLYPEFFDNLGLTPPRGVLLHGYPGTGKTLVVRALIGACARGDKRIAYFARKGADCLGKYVGDAERQLRLLFQVAEKCQPSIIFFDEIDGLAPRRTKQQDQTHSSVVSTLLTLLDGLKSRGSVVVIGATNRPDAVDPALRRPGRFDREIYFPLPSLEDRAEILSLHTKKWPKPVSGSLLKFIARKTAGFAGADLQALCTQAVIIALKRNFPLQEILSTAGKNSSGGERVSLPSVMVEERDWLEALSCSSPPCSRREAGIAANDIVSSPLPTHLYPCFLEPLSLFLVSLHLHENLCLPPPLSRAASRVKSVIFSAMEKRQWPVDRWRTHLHDFIQDSKFVKDIERGLLSTGLLNGESSSVENDAFGHDSEYNFLQSVPSLTLNRGTRSFTSRNTSFALRRNSGYRLLISGSPGSGQRHLASCLLHCYIGNVEVQKIDLATVSQEGHGDAVQGITQILMKCASAGSSVVFMPRIDLWAVETHCDVTNEDDVTNEEGRSKNMEMETDVRESHSEEMAGNKGLEQSTSQAWNSFIEQAESICVNTSLIVLATSEIAVAELPYRIRQFFRGDVQRRCQSSHSENALPRFSINLGVDIDFDMVIKRSVAKLSSNMVEHFVQLVHQKTLLHATSKYGNSDCSTKHIPNGGLAGEGELDPIAQRSDDSSVKASQIANKRNLKGKSSLMLAISAFGYQILRYPHFAELCWVSSKLKEGPVADIRGPWKGWPFNSCIIRPYGATEETVIASSPGNVKSEEKYGLVRGLVAIGLSAYRGIYESAKEVSFEIRQVLEILVGQISMKIQAGKDMYDYFRILSQVSYLEDLVNSWAYSLQSLESDAQVTISKATPTLTTVSAPNQNTNHDMLQTEELEPHVSGKVASEEEVVKGNGPGAGVENLDIPDLNKENGDCVRSGSLERLGTLDGGHQILGNSAVAEHPLSPVAAGKLVGDNGKDAPCPDAEPSGAYPAKALDTMGILPKDGPCTSGSLKEMEIISTSCAASSNKDDIVGNNPSSATDSGDKCFYRCCSECLSSLHDLMRKLLLGKWGLNRNEWTVEDIHDAVASLSVDLFSELRKGCFISNSSNLFGETDDGSLDSKGCSCSSLASNPNFPVECTCHSVDGHRDAEGSGSREGQCGLNVEFIVRNGVLEPGDTGKDVDFQCKFERLCLCSLTKLAVFTKPKNSDTL; encoded by the exons ATGAGAGTGAAATCGAAGCCTGTCTCTTCACTGAACCAGCAGAGCTTCAGCTGCTCGTCCTCACCTCGCACCCGGAAAAAGCACAAGCGACTCGATGCCATTTGTGAGAACACGTATAAGGAAAACCATGGAGGGTCCAGCGAAGGGACGGCGAAGGGCGGGGATGCAATAGATGATTCGGATCTGCGCAGGAGCAAGAGGGCCCGGCGTGCCCCAGTGATTCTGGATGCCTCGCCTCCGCCCCCGAGGAAGCGGAGGATACTCAATAAGATTGGGAAGGCGAGCTCTGGCAAGAAGGGGGAGTTTTTGTCTCCGCGTGGTGAGGCTAATGAAGAGGACAACTTGGTGGATGTGGAGGAGACTCCTGAGAGTTGGAAGTCCAGATTGAGAACGCGGGGTAGGAGGCGAGTCAGTTTCCGGAGAGAAGAGAAAGTTGACTCTCCTCGAAGGAAAAGAAGGCTCTTTAGGGATGTGaatgaggaggagaaggaagagCAGGTGGCTGAGAGACATATTCTAGACGATGAAAAGGGTGAGAGCGATGAGGATACGGCAAAATTGGAAGTCGGTAGTTCATTGccattagaaaagaaaacagcAGGGAAGGTCAAAGCTGCAGCTTTCCCGGGAATTGAAGAGAATGTGGGCAAATTGAAACTTAGACGCCCAATGCGCGGAAAGCGGAAAAGGGTTGGGAAGGTTAAGGCAATGTTTGCTTTAGAAGATGGGGAAAAGAAGGGTGTGGCGGACTCAGCTGAAGAGGTCGACAGTCTAGGGAATGAAGTTAGAGGTCAAGAAGATAGCTCCAGGGGAGATTTGCCTGCAGAAACAGACTTTTGCATTGGAAAGGAGGACGGGATTATCAATATTAAGGAGACTGTGTTAGCTCAGGAAATGGAGGAAAAGGAGGAAATGGTGCTTGATACTGCTTCTGCTGAGGTGGGGTCTAGCGATGATGGTGGGGCTGCAACTGAGCATGCTGAAGAGATTATGGAAAGAGTGGAGGATGGCACTGGTGGGCTTAGTGGAACTCATGACAAACAAGGTGATGACGAGCTAGAAGGAGAATCTCATGATAGAGAGAATGTTGACATGACTGAGCTCAATGAGGAGCCTGCCAAGCTCGATGAGGAGCCTGTTGAAAGCAGACAGGGTAAGAAGGTTGATGAGAAAATTCAAAGTTCTGCTAATACAATGGGGTTGTCAAGCATTAAAGGGGGCAGACGGTGTGGGCTATGTGGGGGAGGCACCGATGGTAAGCCTCCAAAGAAGTTAATGAGTGAAACTGCAGACAGCGAGAATGAGGCATACAATTGCTCATCTCCTTCAGAAGAACCCAATTACGACATATTGGATGGTTTTGGCGATGGGCCTGATTGGCTTGGACGACTTTTAGGCCCTGTAAATGATCGTTATGGTATTGCTGGAATCTGGGTTCACCAAAATTGTGCTGTATGGAGTCCAGAG GTATACTTTGCTGGtctgggatgcttgaaaaatgtgaGGGCTGCACTTTGCCGAGGAAGAGCATTGAAGTGCACTCGCTGTGGCAGGCCTGGAGCTACAATTGGATGCCGTGTTGATCGCTGTCCAAAAACTTACCACCTG CCCTGTGCTCGAGCAAATGGTTGTATCTTTGATCATCGGAAGTTCCTCATAGCTTGCACAgatcaccgtcattttttccaACCTCATGGAGTTAAGAATTCCAACTGGTTGAAGAGAATGAGAGCCAAGAAAGTGAAGTTGGAATACCGGAAGTTGTCAAATGATGTCTCCCGGAAGGACATCGAAGCCGAAGAAAAATGGTTGGAGAACTGTGGGGAGGATGAAGAGTTCTTAAAAAGAGAGAGCAGGAGACTTCATCGAGACCTGTTAAGAATCTCACCTGTTTACATTGGGGGCGGCAGCACTGATGATGGTAATATGTTTGAAGGTTGGGAATCTGTTGCTGGGCTTCAGGATGTCATCAGATGCATGAAAGAGGTTGTCATTTTACCTCTCCTTTATCCCGagttttttgataatttggGTCTTACACCTCCGAGAGGAGTTCTTTTGCACGGTTATCCTGGGACAGGTAAAACTCTAGTAGTCCGTGCATTGATTGGTGCATGTGCTCGTGGTGATAAAAGGATCGCCTATTTTGCTCGGAAAGGAGCAGACTGCTTAGGAAAGTATGTTGGAGATGCAGAGCGTCAGCTCAGGCTCTTATTTCAGGTTGCTGAGAAATGTCAACCATCGATAATATTCTTCGATGAAATAGATGGGTTGGCACCTCGTAGAACAAAGCAGCAGGATCAAACTCATAGTTCAGTTGTGTCCACATTGCTCACTTTGTTAGATGGTCTAAAATCTCGTGGTTCAGTTGTTGTGATTGGTGCAACCAATCGTCCCGATGCTGTTGATCCAGCACTAAGGCGCCCTGGGAGATTTGATAGAGAAATTTATTTCCCACTGCCATCTTTGGAGGATAGAGCTGAAATTTTGTCACTTCATACCAAGAAATGGCCGAAACCAGTTTCAGGTTCCTTGCTCAAGTTTATTGCCAGAAAAACTGCTGGTTTTGCTGGAGCTGATCTACAGGCTCTTTGTACGCAGGCTGTTATAATTGCTCTGAAAAGAAACTTCCCTCTGCAAGAAATTTTGTCCACTGCAGGAAAGAATTCTTCAGGTGGTGAACGTGTTTCTCTTCCTTCAGTCATGGTGGAGGAAAGAGATTGGTTGGAGGCTCTATCATGTTCTTCACCCCCTTGTTCTCGCAGAGAAGCAGGAATAGCTGCAAATGATATAGTCTCTTCTCCCCTTCCAACCCACCTTTATCCTTGCTTTTTGGAACCTCTttctctgtttcttgtttCCCTTCACCTGCATGAAAATCTCTGTTTGCCTCCTCCTCTTTCTAGAGCTGCATCAAGGGTTAAAAGTGTCATCTTCTCTGCAATGGAGAAGAGGCAATGGCCTGTTGACCGTTGGCGGACTCATCTGCATGATTTCATTCAGGATTCAAAATTTGTGAAGGATATTGAAAGAGGACTTTTATCAACTGGTCTTTTGAATGGGGAGTCTAGCTCTGTTGAGAATGATGCTTTTGGTCATGATTCCGAGTACAACTTTCTCCAATCAGTACCCTCTCTAACTTTGAATCGGGGAACTCGCTCCTTTACATCACGAAATACATCTTTTGCATTGAGAAGAAATTCGGGATATCGGTTGTTAATATCTGGAAGCCCTGGATCAGGTCAGAGGCATCTTGCTTCTTGCCTACTTCACTGTTATATCGGGAATGTTGAAGTCCAAAAGATAGATTTGGCTACAGTTTCACAAGAAGGGCATGGAGATGCTGTGCAAGGGATAACTCAGATCTTGA TGAAATGTGCCAGTGCTGGTTCAAGTGTTGTATTTATGCCAAGAATTGATTTGTGGGCTGTAGAGACACATTGTGATGTCACCAATGAAGATGATGTCACCAATGAAGAAGGTAGATCTAAAAATATGGAAATGGAGACTGATGTGCGAGAAAGTCACTCAGAAGAAATGGCAGGAAACAAAGGTCTTGAGCAAAGTACATCTCAGGCTTGGAACTCTTTCATTGAGCAGGCGGAATCAATCTGTGTGAATACATCCCTCATCGTTTTG GCTACCTCTGAGATTGCTGTTGCAGAACTTCCTTATCGAATAAGGCAGTTTTTTAGAGGTGATGTACAAAGAAGATGTCAATCCTCTCATTCGGAGAATGCGTTGCCAAGATTCTCCATAAATCTTGGCGTTGATATTGATTTTGATATGGTGATAAAACGGTCTGTAGCAAAATTGTCAAGTAATATGGTTGAGCATTTCGTTCAGTTGGTTCATCAAAAAACTCTCCTCCATGCAACTTCCAAATATGGAAATTCTGATTGTTCCACAAAACACATTCCAAATGGTGGATTAGCTGGTGAGGGAGAATTGGATCCTATAGCACAGCGCTCTGATGATTCTTCAGTGAAAGCATCTCAAATtgctaacaaaagaaacttgAAGGGGAAATCGAGTTTGATGTTAGCGATATCAGCATTTGGGTATCAAATACTACGGTACCCTCATTTTGCTGAGCTCTGTTGGGTTAGTTCAAAGCTAAAAGAAGGACCAGTTGCGGATATCAGGGGGCCATGGAAGGGATGGCCCTTCAACTCTTGCATCATTCGTCCTTATGGTGCAACAGAGGAAACAGTCATTGCTTCTAGCCCGGGGAACGtgaaaagtgaagaaaagtaTGGTTTGGTTAGAGGCTTGGTGGCCATTGGTTTATCAGCCTACAGAGGCATATATGAATCAGCCAAAGAAGTCTCCTTCGAGATACGGCAGGTTCTTGAGATCTTAGTTGGACAGATTAGTATGAAAATTCAAGCTGGGAAAGATATGTATGACTATTTTCGAATCCTTTCACAGGTTTCATATCTAGAAGACTTGGTCAATAGCTGGGCATATTCACTGCAGAG TCTAGAGTCGGATGCCCAAGTGACCATTTCAAAGGCAACGCCCACACTTACTACTGTCTCTGCACCTAACCAAAACACAAACCATGATATGCTTCAAACTGAAGAACTGGAGCCACATGTTTCTGGCAAGGTCGCTTCAGAGGAAGAGGTGGTGAAAGGAAATGGTCCAGGAGCTGGAGTTGAGAATCTTGACATTCCCGACTTAAACAAAGAAAATGGCGATTGTGTGCGATCTGGTTCTTTAGAGAGGCTTGGAACTTTAGATGGTGGCCATCAGATTTTGGGAAATTCTGCTGTTGCTGAACATCCGCTCAGTCCTGTTGCTGCTGGTAAGTTGGTCGGTGATAATGGAAAAGATGCACCTTGCCCTGATGCCGAGCCTTCTGGTGCTTATCCTGCAAAGGCACTAGATACTATGGGGATCCTTCCAAAGGATGGTCCTTGCACTTCAGGTTCATTGAAAGAGATGGAAATAATTTCTACTAGTTGTGCAGCCAGCTCTAACAAAGATGATATAGTGGGGAACAATCCCAGTAGTGCCACTGACTCTGGAGACAAATGTTTCTACCGCTGCTGCTCGGAATGCCTTTCTTCTCTCCACGATTTGATGCGGAAGCTCCTTCTTGGGAAATGGGGTTTGAACAGGAACGAATGGACAGTTGAAGATATTCACGATGCTGTTGCTTCTTTATCTGTGGATCTCTTTTCAGAACTGAGGAAGGGCTGTTTCATCAGTAATAGCAGCAACTTGTTTGGTGAAACCGACGATGGGtctcttgactcgaaagggTGCAGTTGCAGTAGTTTGGCATCTAATCCAAATTTTCCAGTGGAGTGTACATGTCACTCTGTTGATGGACACAGGGATGCAGAAGGAAGCGGCTCCAGGGAAGGCCAATGTGGTTTGAATGTTGAATTCATTGTCAGAAACGGCGTCCTGGAGCCCGGGGATACTGGCAAGGATGTCGATTTTCAGTGCAAGTTTGAGCGCCTGTGCTTGTGTTCTCTCACAAAGTTGGCAGTATTTACCAAGCCGAAGAACTCGGACACACTTTAA
- the LOC116214000 gene encoding uncharacterized protein LOC116214000, producing the protein MLQAFAPHHYHHYLLSSNFRPLFSPHSHPLPPPYRPPFPFSSVSVSALPRYKPAEQWLVAQADEPTTSSAPAEPKTAAEEGPVELPSSTPSIFATSDDPTPLQVATSVLLTGAISVFLFRSIRRRAKRAKESKFRSSGAKKTLKEEALDSLKAMGTSSIEAKAPPSPVQALIGGLTAGVIALILYKFTTTIEAALNRQTLSDNFSVRQITITIRTIVNGLCYLATFVFGINSIGLVLYSGQLALNSFTEESPSEQEQTISEEQSSSTGDGAGESGSSGDESSDDTQ; encoded by the exons ATGCTGCAAGCTTTCGCTCCCCATCATTACCACCACTACCTTCTCTCCTCCAACTTCCGCCCCCTCTTCTCTCCGCATTCTCATCCCCTGCCTCCTCCCTACAGGCCACCGTTTCCTTTCTCCTCCGTCTCTGTCTCCGCCCTCCCGCGGTATAAACCCGCCGAGCAATGGCTAGTCGCCCAAGCGGACGAGCCCACCACCAGTTCAGCTCCTGCGGAACCAAAAACTGCAGCAGAAGAAGGTCCGGTAGAGCTCCCATCTTCTACGCCTTCTATCTTTGCTACAAGTGATGATCCCACCCCGCTCCAAGTGGCCACCAGCGTCCTCCTCACTGGAGCCATCTCCGTCTTCCTCTTCCGCTCCATTCGTCGTCGCGCAAAGCGTGCAAAGGAGTCG AAATTTAGGTCGTCGGGAGCCAAGAAGACATTGAAAGAGGAGGCTTTAGATAGCTTGAAAGCAATGGGAACCTCATCAATTGAAGCTAAGGCACCCCCCTCGCCAGTCCAAGCTTTAATTGGTGGATTAACAGCTGGTGTGATTGCACTTATCCTCTACAAGTTTACAACCACTATCGAGGCTGCTCTCAATCGCCAGACACTTTCCGATAATTTCTCG GTGCGGCAGATAACAATAACCATAAG AACGATTGTAAATGGGCTGTGTTATCTTGCAACTTTTGTGTTTGGCATCAACTCTATTGGGCTGGTCCTTTACTCGGGTCAACTTGCACTAAACTCTTTCACTGAAGAATCGCCGAGTGAACAGGAGCAAACTATCAGCGAAGAACAGTCGAGCTCTACTGGGGATGGTGCTGGAGAGAGTGGCAGCTCTGGGGATGAGAGCTCAGATGATACACAGTGA